The sequence below is a genomic window from Sandaracinaceae bacterium.
GTCGTCCACGACGAGGATGGGGAGGTCGCTGAGGCTCATCGGTGGTCCGTGGTCGTTTTGGCAGCGGTCTTGGACATTCTGTCACACCTAGACAGGATGTCCGAAGTGCGCGAGGCGGAATCGTCGGTGAATTCGCCGCCCGACGGTGGCGGCACGTCCGGCCTCTGCATGCGCTGTGCCCACCGCGACGCCCACTGGCTGCTACAGTCGGTGCGTGGTCCAACGCCGAGGTTCCAACGTCGCCCTGGTGGTCGCCTGCGTGGTGGTGATCGCCGCAGGGATCAAGCTCGCCTCTCCTCTCTTGAGCCAGCTGGTGTTGGCGGCCTTTCTAGCCACCGTCACGGCCCCGCTGGTGCTCGGGCTGCGACGCCGCGGTGTCCCCGTGGCGCTAGCCATCGCGGCTGGCGTGCTGGTCGACGTCGCGCTCGTGGCGAGCTTGATCACGTTCGTCGCGGGCTCGGTCACCGCGTTCAGTCAGCGCCTGCCCATGTACGAGGAGCGCATGAGCACGCTGGGCACCCACGTCTCCGACTGGTTGCTCTCGCACGGGGTCGACGTGTCACTCGCTGCGCTGCGCGAGGTGGTCGACCCGGGGGTGCTGGTCGGGATGGCGCGCTCGGTCGTACAGAGCGTGGCCGAGCTGCTCTCGCGCATCCTCATCATGCTGCTGATGGTCGCGTTCATGCTGATCGAGGCCGTCGGCATCGAGCGCAAGCTGGTGCGCGTGGTGGAGGACCGCGCCGACCTCAGCGACCTGCGCGACGGGGTAGGGCACGTGCACAAGTACCTGTACGTGAAGAGCGGCACGAGCGCGATGACGGGCGCGCTCGTCGCCGCGTGGTGCTGGGTGTGCGGCGTCGACCTGCCGCTGCTGTGGGGTCTCCTCGCGTTCTTGCTCAACTACATCCCGAACATCGGGAGCATCATCGCCGCCGTCCCGCCCGTCCTGCTGGCGTTGG
It includes:
- a CDS encoding AI-2E family transporter, which gives rise to MVQRRGSNVALVVACVVVIAAGIKLASPLLSQLVLAAFLATVTAPLVLGLRRRGVPVALAIAAGVLVDVALVASLITFVAGSVTAFSQRLPMYEERMSTLGTHVSDWLLSHGVDVSLAALREVVDPGVLVGMARSVVQSVAELLSRILIMLLMVAFMLIEAVGIERKLVRVVEDRADLSDLRDGVGHVHKYLYVKSGTSAMTGALVAAWCWVCGVDLPLLWGLLAFLLNYIPNIGSIIAAVPPVLLALVQHGVGAALAVAAGYLAVNFTIGNMLEPRWMGRALGLSSLVVFLSMLVWGWLLGPVGALFSAPLTMMLKHWLEHTTDLAWVAVLLSPTEEALSPASEPSSP